Below is a window of Prosthecochloris sp. GSB1 DNA.
GCCTGACGTATGTTCACGGGCGAGGAGAACGAGGGAACCCCACGGAACGGGAAAGGAAAATCCGCCGAAGTGTACCTATGAACAACCCTACCGACATCATCGAATCCGTATGCAGACCCCTGCCGATGGCCGACGCCCTGGAGCTATTGAAGGAACGGATTCTGCTTGATTCGCAGCGGGCCGAAACCCCGAAAAGAAAACAGCTCAGGACGTTTTACGCCGAAGTGACGAATACCGACGCCCTGCTGTGGCTGCACGGTCAGACCATCTACCCGAAACTGTACTGGGCGAACAGGGAAAAAGACGACATTGTCGCGGGTATCGGCGAAGCCGATGCGATCCGCCATGACAAAACCGGACCCAACAGCGAAAGTTTCGAACTGCTCCAGCGCGAGATATCGACAAAAGACCCTTCTGCGCGCTACTTCGGCGGTTTCTGCTTCAACAACCAGCAGAAACAGGATCCCCAATGGCGGTCGTTCAAGTCGTTCACCTTCATTCTGCCGCTTGTCCGCCTGGAATCGGAAAACGGAAAAACCTTGCTCGCCTGCAACCTCGTGCTCGATCCGGAAAAGGGCCGCGAGGAACAATACCGCCCCCTTCTCGAAGCCCTGGACGGCCTCGTGCCGCCGCATGAAGACGACAGCCTGGTTCCTGAAGCTTCGAACGTCTCGTTCAGACCCGACCAACGGCACTGGATGAAAACCTGCGACAGCGTGCTGCAAAGGTTCCGCGAAGGGTTCATGGGTAAAATCATCCTGGCCCGCCAGACCGTTCTCGATTTTCCCGAGCCCTTTCCGCCAAGCCTCTTCATGCTCCGTCACCCTTTTCCCGAAAGTTCCACCTACCGGTACTACTTCGAACCGGAACGAAACACCGCGTTCTTCAGCTTCACGCCCGAAAGGCTCTACCGCAGGGAACGTGACCAGCTTTTCACGGAAGCCCTCGCGGGGACGTGTTCCCGCGAAACGATCGGCGAGGAGGGCATCGACGCCTGTCAGCAACTCCTCAATTCGGAAAAGGACATCCGCGAACACAAGTTCGTCAAGGATACCATCGCAAAGGAACTCGAACCGATCTGCAGCGAGATCGACATGGAGGAAAAAGTACGGGCATTGCCGCTCAACAGACTGGTTCACCTCTATACCCAATGCCACGCAACCCTCGAACCGGGCTCGGAGAGCGATACCGAAGTGCTCAAGTGCCTGCACCCCACTCCCGCTGTCGGTGGCGTACCGAGATCGAAAGCTCTCGAGCAGATCATCCACCTCGAACCCTTCAGCAGAGGCTGGTATGCCGGACCTGTCGGCTGGATCAGCCGGGACGCCGCCGAGTTCGCGGTCGGCATCCGCTCGGGACTCGCCGATGACAACCGTGTCTATCTCTACTCCGGAGCGGGTATCGTCAGCGGATCGGATCCCGCTTCCGAATGGCGCGAAGTGGACCAGAAAGTCAGCGACATCCTGGCCATCACCCGCCGCACGGATAAGTAACCACCGTTCACGTTTGGGCATGAACCACCGGCAAACAACCACACTCTGGAGCACCCTGATCGTCGAGGAGTTCGTTCGACACGGCATCACGCTTTTCTGTATTTCTCCCGGCTCGCGATCCACTCCCCTGACGATCGCGGCGGCGCGACATGCCAAAACCGAATGCATCATGTTTCCCGACGAACGGGCCGGCGGGTTTTTCGCTCTCGGATACGCTAAAAGCACCGGTAAACCGGCCGTGCTCGTCTGCACGTCCGGCACCGCCGTGGCAAACTACTACCCGGCGGTCGTTGAAGCGTCGTCGGACAACCGGCCGATGCTGCTGCTCACGGCCGACCGCCCGTTCGAGCTGATCGACGCGGAAGCCAACCAGACCATCCGTCAGCCGGGAATATTCGGAGCTTATACCCGATGGAATGTCCAGCTTCCCGAGCCGTCGACCGCCATACCCGCCCGCTCGCTCCTGTCGACCATCGACCACGCGGTGGCGAGCAGCATGGGCGAGGTTCCGGGTCCCGTTCATATCAATGCACCGTTCAGGGAACCGCTCGAACCCGTCGAACTTCCCGGAGAAGATCCGTGGCTGCTTCAGCTCGAAGCATGGCGGAAAAACTCCGCTCCGCTTTGCATCAGCTCCCAACCGGATCGTCTTCCCCCGGAGGATAGCGTGCAACGGGTTCGCAAACTGCTCGAACGGTCCTCCTCGACGTTCATCCTCGCGGGCCAACTCGACAGCCCAGAAGAGGCTGAAGCCGTACTGGAACTCGCCAAAGGTATCGGAGCGCCCATCTATGCCGATATCTCTTCCCAGATCCGTTTTCATCCCGAATACCTTCCATTGCAGCATCTGATGCTTTCCGAAGAGTTCATGGACCGCTTCCGGCCCGATACCGTCATTCATTTCGGCGGAAAGATCGTCGGAAAACTGCCGGGGGTCGCTATCCGCCGATGGAAACCCGAGCATGTCGTCGTGGTAAAGAACCACCCGAAACGCTTCGATCCTGACCACAACGTCACCATGAGCATACAGTCCGCCCCGGGAGCGTTCGCGCGCGCGCTTGCGAACAGAACCCGCGCAGGCGGGTCGCATGCTCTTGCGCTGGAAGCCGTCTGCCGCGAAACCCGTATGGAAATCGACAGACTCTGCTCTCCCGATGCTCCGGTAACCGAAATATCCGCAGCCAGCATCCTGTCCGGAAAACTCCCCCGAAAGAGCGCATTGTTCCTCGCCAACAGCATGCCGGTCAGGGACATGGACAACTACGCAGCAAACCTGAACGATTCACGGCCGCTGACCGGCGTCAACCGGGGAGCGAGCGGCATCGACGGCAACATCGCAACCGCCGCAGGCTTCGCCCGCGGACTTCGCCAACCCGTAACGCTGCTAATCGGCGACCTCTCGTTCCTCCACGATCTCAATTCGCTCACCCTGCTCCGGGATCTCCGTCACCCGCTCCGGATAATCGTGAACAACAACAACGGGGGCGGAATATTCTCGTTCCTCCCGATTGCCGGTCAAACGGACGTTTTCGAAACGCACTTCGGCACCCCGCAACATTTCTGTATACGCTCGGCCGCTGAAACTTTCGGCCTGGCTTACGACAATCCATCGACGAACGCCGGATTCGCTTCGAGCTACGCGGATCTCTGTCGTTCAGGACAACCCGGAATCATCGAGATAACCGGTTCGAGGGCAAATAATCTCTCTGAACACCGCCGGCTCAACGCCCGGATCAGGACAATTGTCGATCGTCATCTATGCGGATAGCCACCACGCACTACGACATGCACGTCAGCATCAAAGGAAACCGCGACCAGCCTTCCCTGCTGCTCTTGCACGGTTTTCTCGGCTCCGCTGAAGACTGGCTTGATTGCGCAAGAACTCTCGGCGAGAGCAGGCGCTGTATCATGCCTGATCTTCCGGGGCATGGAAAAACGTCTCCCCTTTCGCGGGAACAACCATCCTTCGAGGAAATCTCCCGGCAGCTTGCCGACATCGTGCGTGAACTCTGCCCCGACCCCTGCGATCTCGCCGGTTACTCCATGGGAGGGCGTCTGGCGCTCCACCTCGCGCTGCACCATTCCGATCTTTTCCGGAGCGCGGTCATCGTATCTGCCTCGCCAGGCCTCCCGACAGCCGCCGAAAGGGAACAACGCAGACAAGCAGACAGAAAAGTAGCCGAAAGCATTACCGCTGACTTCGAGGCGTTCCTCGAAAAATGGTACCGGCTTCCGCTCTTCGAACAGCTCGCCCAACACCCTCTTTTTCCCGAAATGCTCGAACGGCGGCGAAAAAACGCCCCTCTTGCGCTCGCATCCGCGCTCGATGCACTCGGCACCGGCAACCAGCCATCCCTCTGGGACAGACTTGGCGCGAACCGTTTGCCGCTCCGCTTTTTCGCCGGGGAAAAAGACACGAAATACGTTGAGATTGGCCGTCAATTGGTTAATTTATGTCCTTGTTCGGAACTGGTCGTCTTTACCGGCTGCGGTCACGCGCCGCATATAGAAAACAGGCCCCTGTTCCTCGAACGCCTGGCTGGTTTCATCGACGCCGGCGAATAATGTGTAGCTCCCTGCCGGAAACAGCGCTCGTCGCGCCATGCCCGCAAAGCCATAACGGCAGCGAAGCCTGCGCACCTCTATCAGAATAAAAAAACACTGCACCATGAGCACCGTTAACTGGGTACAGGCCGGTGAATTCACCGATATTTTCTATCACAAGGCCGAAGGCATCGCAAAAATCACCATCAACCGCCCCGAAAGACGCAACGCATTCCGTCCGCAAACGGTCGTCGAAATGATCCGGGCCCTCGAGGACGCACGAAACGACGAACAGGTCGGCGTGGTGATCCTGACCGGCGAAGGCCCGCTCGCGTTCTGTTCGGGTGGAGACCAGAAGATCCGCGGCGACGCGGGCTACGCCGACGAAAAAGGGGTCAACCGGCTCAACGTCCTTGATTTCCAGCGAGACATCCGCACCTGTCCCAAACCGGTCATCGCCATGGTCGCCGGTTACGCGATTGGCGGCGGCCACGTACTGCACATGCTCTGCGACCTGACCATAGCCGCCGAAAACGCTGTTTTCGGTCAGACCGGCCCGAAAGTCGGCTCGTTCGACGGGGGGTGGGGCGCAAGCTACATGGCCCGGATCGTCGGACAGAAGAAAGCCCGTGAAATCTGGTATCTCTGCCGTCAGTACAATGCAAGGGAAGCGCTCGACATGGGTCTTGTCAATACCGTCGTACCCCTCGAACGCCTCGAGGAAGAAACAGTGCAATGGTGCCGGGAAATCCTCCGCCATTCGCCCCTGGCCCTCCGCTGTCTCAAATCGGCCCTCAACGCAGACTGCGACGGCCAGGCCGGCCTGCAGGAGCTCGCAGGCAACGCCACGCTGCTCTACTACATGAGCGAAGAGGCGCAGGAAGGAAAAAACGCCTTCGTTGAAAAACGCAAACCGGATTTCGGTAAATTCCCGAAGAGACCTTGAAGCCGGACTTCGTATCCATATACCGCTATTCCATCCCTTTTGTCAGGCCGGTTCCGGTTCGCCGTTCCAGCCTCGGCGCAAGGGATGGACTCGTTATCGGCATAGGAACCGCTGACGGCCGTCACACCGGGTTCGGGGAAGTCGCCCCCTTGCCTGGTCTCCATGAAGAGACCCTTTCTGAAGCTCTCGGGCAGTGCCGTGAAACGCTTCCGTCGATTGCCGGCTCGCAGGGCGCTCACTCACTCGAAGACGCGGGGAACGACCTCCCAGAACGCCTTTGCCCATCGGTACGCTGCGGCATCGAAATGGCGCTGCTCAACTTCCAGGCGGCCGTTTACGGCAGGCAGCCGTCCTTTCCGGGCGCTCAGGGCCCCTCGGACAGGCTTCCTCTTAACGCCCTGCTGTTCGGAAACACCAGAGCGGTTCTTTCCATGGCGGAGGAGCATTTCAGGCAAGGTTACCGGACATTCAAGCTGAAAGTACGGTCAAGCGAACCCGACATCGCGGTAGAACAGGCTCTCGCCCTGTATTCTGCTTACGGCGACGACATCGAGTTACGGCTTGACAGTAATCGCACCTTCACGCTGGACGAGGCCTGCATGTTTTTCGGCAGAATACCGCCCGGCGCCGTCATGTACGTAGAGGAACCGCTGGTCGATCCGTTCCTGATACCGGAGTTCTTCGAAAGAACCGGGATACCGGCGGCGCTCGACGAATCATTGTGGATGACCTCCGGCATATGGAATTCCTTGCCGCACGATTGTCTCGGCGGGCTGGTGCTGAAACCGTCCAGAATCGGCAGCTTCTCGAAAACGCTCCGTTTCGCGCTCGAAGCGGAGGTCGAAGGAATTCCGGCGGTCGTCAGCTCGGCTTTCGAAACAGGTGTCGGCATCGGGTTCTACGCCCGATTCGCGTCCATGCTTTCCGCGCATCCCGCGGCATGCGGACTCGATACTTTCCGGCAGCTCGAACGTGACATCCTCAAAAGCCCTTTCAGGGTGGAAAACGGCTGCCTTCTCGTCGGAGAAGCCTATGCCGGCAGCCTCGATCCCGATCTCACGAACCTCGAACCCGTCGAAACATGGACATTGTAGAGCGGGCAGCCGGCCGGTTCGGCGACCATCCAGCGCTCGTCGCGGAAGACAAGACCATTTCCTTCCGCGAACTGGAAAAGGAAACATCGCGCATCGCCGGCGCGCTCGACCGCCAGGACATCCGGAACGGCAAAACGGCGGCGCTCTGCATGCCCAACAGTCCTGAACTCGTCCTCCTGCTCCTGGCGCTCCTGAGAACCGGAGCCGTCGCAGCCCCGCTGAACCATCGCTTCCCGGCCGAAAGGCTGCAGACCATGCTCGACAGCCTGAACCCCTCGGTGCTTGTGGGGACCGAAGTACTGACCGAAGCGCTTGACTTCCCCGTCAGACTCACCCCCGGGAAAATCCTTTCGGAAGCCGAACGCGCCACAATCGAACCGCAGTTCAACAGTTCAACAGCTCAACAGTTCAACACCCCCGTAACGGTCATTCACACCTCTTCGAGTTCCGGCGTTGCGAAAGCCGCCCTGCACTCTTTCGGCAATCATTACCACAGCGCTCTCGGCTCGAACGAGAACCTCCCTTTCTGCCCGGGCGACTGCTGGCTTCTCTCCCTTCCCCTCTTCCACATCGGCGGCTACGCGCTGCTGTTCCGTTCACTCCTTGGAGGCGGCGCGCTTGCGGCAGCCGACCCCGGCACGCCGACAGCCGAAGCATTGCAACGATTCGACATTACCCACCTGTCCCTCGTCCCCACGCAGCTCTACAGGCTCCTGCGGAACGATGCGTCCCGCAAGCGCCTCCGAAGGGCAAAAGCCGTGCTGCTCGGAGGCAGCGCCGTCGAACCGGCGCTGCTCCAGGACGCCGCGAAAGCGGGCATTCCGGTCTATCTCAGCTACGGATCGACGGAGATGAGTTCCCAGGTCGCCACGACAGGCGGCGCCGTACCGGCCGATGCCGTCACCGCTGGCAGGGTGCTGCCGTACCGCGAACTCTCGATCGGAGCCTTTGACGAGATCCTCGTCAAAGGCCCTTGCCTCTTCCGGGGATACCTGTCACCGGACGGGCCGAGACTCGAAACCGGCGAAGCCGGCTGGTTCCACACCGGCGATACCGGCGCGCTCTCGCCGGACGGAGAGCTGCGGGTCACCGGCAGGATGGACAACATGTTCATCTCGGGAGGTGAAAACATTCACCCCGAGGAGATCGAACGGGCATTGTGCGACATCGCGGGAATTCGCCGCGCGCTGGTCATTCCTGCGCCCGACAGTGAATACGGCGTCAGGCCGAAGGCATTCATCGAGGCCTCGGACGACGCTCCCGGGGACGAAGACATCCTTTCACGACTCCGCAACGGCATCGGAAGCATCAAGACTCCCGCCTCCGTCAACCGGGTCGGCGAATGGCGACTGCTTCCCGGAACGGAAAAAATCGACAGGGCGTATTACCTTCGTCGCCGCTAAACCCGCTCCCGGCAGTTTCAGCCGATTTCCTTTCCGGCCATGACGAGCGTCGGAGGCGCTCCGAGATGTCGCCCGGCAAGCAGTACGTTCCAGTAGAGCCACTCGAAGCCGAGCTTTCCCCTCCAGTTCATTTTCGTCTCCCTGAGGAGTGAAAACGGACCGAGATGCGGCATGGGATACTTGCCGGGAAGAGGCTCGATCTTGTAGTTGAAATCGATGAGGGAAGAGGTTCCTCTGGAATAGACGATGAAACAGGTCGAATGCCCGTCGAATATCTCCTCGGGCTTGACGCCGTGAATCTCGGCCATGATGTTGAAGACCACCACATCCGCTTCGTAATGCGCAACCGATCCGGCCTTGGAAGTAGGAACGTTGGTGGCGTCGCCGATAACGTAGACACGCTCGTGCTTCAGTGCCTGCAGGGTATTGTGATGAGTGGGAACGTAGCCGATCCCGTCGTCGATGCCCGAATCGCTGATCACCTGATCGCCGAACGTCGTCGGCACGACCACCAGCAGATCATAGGAAAGTTTCTCGCCCTGGACCGATTCGATGTATTTTTCCGGGCCGTTGACCATGTTGAGCTGGAAGCCCGTTCTTATCGAGATGTTCTTCTCCCTTGCCGATTCAGTCAGAACCGCCGAAGCTTTCGGTTTGGTGAAGGCGCCCTGCAGCGGCGTCACCAACTCGATCTGGCTCTTGTGGCGAACCCCCTTTTTTTTGAGATACCAGTCGGCGAGAAAAACGAACTCTATCGGAGCCACGGGGCATTTGAACGGCACGTCAGCGATATCCATCACCAGCGTCCCGCCTTCGAATGCGTCGAGTTTTTTTCTGAGCGCTTCGGCCGCATCAGGGTAGTAGAACGTAAAGGCGCTTTCGCCCCAGGCCTCCTCCATACCCTCGGTTTCTTCAGGCAGTACCCGACATCCTGTAGCGATTACCAGAAAATCGTAGGAAAACGTATGACTCCGCGTCCTGACTTCGCGTTTTTCGGTGTCGACTCCGATGATCTCGTCGATCACGAAGTTCACGCCGTCGAGAATGTACTTCTTCCTCGACCTCGTCAACGTGCCCACCTTCTGGATACCGAAAGGAACGAAAAGCAGGCCCGGCTGGTAGATGTGTTTGTCATCGCGGTCGATCACCGTGATTTCCCAATCGTCGGGCAGATGGCGGCGCAGGTTGTTCGATACGATCGTCCCGCCGGTTCCGGCCCCGAGTACGACAATTTTCTTCGACATGTACGGACCTCCTTTTTTCCCGCCCGGCACTACTCCGGACGAGCGTTGACGGACACCTCAACGCAACGGCGCCTGGCGGCCCCGTGTCGCGGTTCAGCAAAACCCTTGAACTATGATTCGAAAAAGACTGTAATCGGAAAACGGGTGGGCTCCTCGGCCCGGAAGTGCAAATAACAGACTTTTCTTGGCCTGCGACAACCGATTAACAATCGTTAATATATATATGAAAACACATTATCTGCAAATCCGCATGGAAAATGTTCCCCGGAGAGGAACGGAATGTTCAGGGAAACGGTGACAATCCACAATGCGGGAAAAGCGAAGCATGGCGCACGGGATACCTTACGAAGAAAGAACCTTGAGGCCGACAATCCCGGAAACGATCATCAGAACGCAGCCGATTCTCAGCAGGTCCCTCGATTCGTCGAACAGAACCATACCGGCAACGACGACACCTACGGCCCCGATTCCCGTCCAGACGGCGTATGCCGTTCCGACGGGAATGGTTTTCATCGCCAGTGAAAGCATGACGAAACTGACCAGCATGGCCGAAATCGTCAACAGGGTCGGCACGAACCTCGAGAATCCGTCGCTGTACTTGAGGCCTACCGCCCACATGCATTCGAACAGACCTGCGACGATCAGATAGATCCACGACATGACTACCTCCTTCTTGTTACGGAAAAAACAATTCGAAAACGCGGGAAAAGTTGCCTCGTAAGGCTGAATGGCGATCCCGGCACACCACGAACGAACGCCTTGCACCGCTCCGGATTCAAGGGTTGCGCGGCAAAAAAGGGTAATCGGTATACCCTTCGGGACCGGGGGAATAAAACGTATCGGGATGGGGCTCGTTGAGCGGCGCTCCACTCTTCCAGCGCCGTACAAGATCGGGGTTGGCGATGAAAGGTCGGCCGACGGCCACAAGATCGCATCGGCCCTCGGCGAGGTCCTGCCCGGCTCGTTCTGGATCGTAACCCCCGGAAAGAATCAGGGAGCCGCGAAACTGCCGGCGAAAAACGGTCCTGATCGATTCAGGCACCTCGGGCGCACCCATGGAGGAGTGATCCGCGAGATGGATATATGCGGGCCCGGCGCCGTCGAGCAATCGCGCCATCGCGGCGTAGTCCTCTTCTATCGAGTCGTAGAGGGGCATGTCGTTGAAAACACCGAAAGGCGACAGCCTGACGCCAACCCTCCGGGCTCCGATAGCCCCGATCGCGCCGTCGAGCACCTCCAGCATGAAACGCGCCCGGTTTTCGATCGAACCCCCATAGGCGTCGTTCCTGCGGTTCGTGTTCGGGCGGATGAACTGCTCGATCAGGTAGCCGTTCGCTCCATGGACCTCGACTCCGTCAAAACCGGCCGCCACGGCGTTTCTGGCGGCCTGGACGTATTCTCTCACAGTCTCTCCGATATCGCGGATCGTCATCGCTTCGGGGACAGGGTAGGGCTTCATGCCGCCGCCGTCGGTGTACATTTCTCCCGAAGCGCGAACCGCGGAAGGCGCAACCACCCTGGCGCCGCGCGGCATGTTCGCCGGATGGGCGATCCTGCCGCAGTGCATGATCTGCAGGAAAATCTTCCCGCCTTCGCTGTGAACGGCCCGTGTAACGATGCTCCAGCCTTCGACCTGTTGCGCGCTGAAAATTCCCGGTATACGGGGATAACCGAGGCCGTTGGGCGAAGGAGACGTTCCCTCGGTAATGACGAGGCCGGCCGTCGCGCGTTGCGAGTAATACTCGGCCATCAGGCCGTTGGGAAGGTTTCCGGGCGCGCGGCTGCGGGTCATGGGAGCCATGACGACGCGGTTCCGCAGCGAAAGGGCGCCGAGCGTTGCCGGCGAGAACAGAAGAGACATGCCTGAGTTCCTCCAGTTCCTGTTTTTAAAACGAACAGCGCGGCTAAGCCTTGTCCCCCCTTGACGCCTGACGTTTCAACCTCCAGACGATGAACATGCCTCCCAGCCCCGAAACGGGCGCGTAGAGAAAGACGGTGACCGCCATGCTGACGAAAAGCTCGGCATATGTCATCCGTACGGGAGCCTGCATGACGTTTTCGAGCTGCCTTACGAGTTCATCCTGCTCCGGAGAGAGAGTCCTTGTCCATTCGATCAGGAGCATGAGCCCCTCGATACCGGGGCGGTACCCGAAGCCTGTCAGCAGAACGTACGAGACGAGCACCGACAGGACCGCTCCTGCGGTACCGGAAAGACTGCTGAAAACGAATGCCTCGGACGCCGTGAGACGTACCTGGCAGGTGACGATATAGTAATACGCCGCAAGAACGCCGCTGATGAAAATCCCTGCGAAAAACAGCGAATTTATCAGCGTGAGATAGGGCACCGTGGTGGTGACAAGTACCAGCAGCGCGCCGACAGCCAGCCCTGCCCGTCTTCCCGAACACGCTTCCCGCTTGTTTTCTTCGGCCATCGGAGCGCTCCTCAGGAGAAAATATCGTCGAGAAAATCGTCCATGGTATAGAAACCCGGAACCGCACCGTGTCTTTCGGCGAGCCATTTTCCGGCCTGTACGGCTCCGGTGGCAAAGCCCTTGCGGTTGCGGGCAGTATGGGCGATGACAATATCGTCGAATTCGGAATTGATGAAAGCCGAATGCTGTCCGAAAACCGAACCCAGCCGGATCGCCGAAACCTGCAGCTCATCCGGAGCAATGCTCCTGTCCGTCGAAAGCTGGCGCAGGATAGAACGCTTGCGCGGATTCGCGCCGAGAATCATTTCGGCTGCACGCAACGCCGTGCCGCTTGGAAAATCGGCCTTGGCGGTATGGTGCTGCTCGGAAAAGGCGATATCGAACTCTTCGAAGGGCGCGATCATGCCGGCCGCCTCGCGGACTGTCCTGAGAAAAATGTTCACCCCGAGCGAAAAGTTCGCTGAATAGAGCAGCGAAGCGCCGGCATCGGCCACCAGGGATTTGACGCTGTCCATCCGATCGTCCCAGCCCGTGGTGCCGACGACGACCGGCACGCCCGACGAGAGCATCGCCGGAAGATTGCCTAAAAAAGCGTCGCGCACGGTAAAGTCAATGATGACGTCGCTCCCCTCGAAGCTTTTTTCCGAAATACCGGCATCGACATCGAGCACCGAATGCACGGCGTGCTCGCCGGAACCTTCTATCACGGCGGCGACCTGCCGCCCCATCCTGCCGTTGCCTACAAGAGTATACTTCATGAAAAAATCAAAATTCAAAAGTTAAAAGTCAAAACGAAACCTGTACGGCCATATGGCGACCTGCCGGTGCATGCCGGCACATTTTAACGATTCAGCAAAACAACCGTTCAACAAAACGGTTTCAGAACTTCAGATTGACGCTGACCGACGGATGGTGGATCGACGACGGGGACGCGGCGCCGGAAATACCTTCGTCGGTGATCGCGTCGAAATCGTAGAGATGGGCGTCGACATAGGCATCGATGATACCGGCGATATAGGCGAGCGCGAGAAACATGATGTGCTGGTTTCGTTTTTCCTGGTAGTCGTCGCGCTCGCTCCGATAGGAAGAAGCGTCAGGGCCGTCAGGATCCGCCGAGTACTTGTCCCTGTACTCCTTGTAGCTGTCGTTGTAATCCAGCGCGCGGTAACCGAAATAGCCCAGCAGGCCGTACAGGACGGGCACTTTCCATACAGCCCCGTTATAAACCTGGCCGTATCCGGGAAGAACCGCCGAAATCATGGCGACCTTCCACGGCTCCATGCGTCCGTCGGCTTCCGCCGCCTGCCTTTCCCGCTCTTCGGGCGACGCCTCGACGAAAAGCGCGCCCTCGATCGAACGGGCAGTGGCGCGATTTGCGGGGAAAACCGTTTCGGACGCCTGAACCGGCGAAGCCTGCGTTGCGAAAAAAAGCGCGGAAAGCAACAGAGCGGCCGCGGCTGTTGATTTAGTCATGCTGCATAATGTCAAGGATTCTTTCAAGATCGTCATCGGAAAAATACTG
It encodes the following:
- a CDS encoding isochorismate synthase, whose product is MNNPTDIIESVCRPLPMADALELLKERILLDSQRAETPKRKQLRTFYAEVTNTDALLWLHGQTIYPKLYWANREKDDIVAGIGEADAIRHDKTGPNSESFELLQREISTKDPSARYFGGFCFNNQQKQDPQWRSFKSFTFILPLVRLESENGKTLLACNLVLDPEKGREEQYRPLLEALDGLVPPHEDDSLVPEASNVSFRPDQRHWMKTCDSVLQRFREGFMGKIILARQTVLDFPEPFPPSLFMLRHPFPESSTYRYYFEPERNTAFFSFTPERLYRRERDQLFTEALAGTCSRETIGEEGIDACQQLLNSEKDIREHKFVKDTIAKELEPICSEIDMEEKVRALPLNRLVHLYTQCHATLEPGSESDTEVLKCLHPTPAVGGVPRSKALEQIIHLEPFSRGWYAGPVGWISRDAAEFAVGIRSGLADDNRVYLYSGAGIVSGSDPASEWREVDQKVSDILAITRRTDK
- the menD gene encoding 2-succinyl-5-enolpyruvyl-6-hydroxy-3-cyclohexene-1-carboxylic-acid synthase encodes the protein MNHRQTTTLWSTLIVEEFVRHGITLFCISPGSRSTPLTIAAARHAKTECIMFPDERAGGFFALGYAKSTGKPAVLVCTSGTAVANYYPAVVEASSDNRPMLLLTADRPFELIDAEANQTIRQPGIFGAYTRWNVQLPEPSTAIPARSLLSTIDHAVASSMGEVPGPVHINAPFREPLEPVELPGEDPWLLQLEAWRKNSAPLCISSQPDRLPPEDSVQRVRKLLERSSSTFILAGQLDSPEEAEAVLELAKGIGAPIYADISSQIRFHPEYLPLQHLMLSEEFMDRFRPDTVIHFGGKIVGKLPGVAIRRWKPEHVVVVKNHPKRFDPDHNVTMSIQSAPGAFARALANRTRAGGSHALALEAVCRETRMEIDRLCSPDAPVTEISAASILSGKLPRKSALFLANSMPVRDMDNYAANLNDSRPLTGVNRGASGIDGNIATAAGFARGLRQPVTLLIGDLSFLHDLNSLTLLRDLRHPLRIIVNNNNGGGIFSFLPIAGQTDVFETHFGTPQHFCIRSAAETFGLAYDNPSTNAGFASSYADLCRSGQPGIIEITGSRANNLSEHRRLNARIRTIVDRHLCG
- the menH gene encoding 2-succinyl-6-hydroxy-2,4-cyclohexadiene-1-carboxylate synthase, whose protein sequence is MRIATTHYDMHVSIKGNRDQPSLLLLHGFLGSAEDWLDCARTLGESRRCIMPDLPGHGKTSPLSREQPSFEEISRQLADIVRELCPDPCDLAGYSMGGRLALHLALHHSDLFRSAVIVSASPGLPTAAEREQRRQADRKVAESITADFEAFLEKWYRLPLFEQLAQHPLFPEMLERRRKNAPLALASALDALGTGNQPSLWDRLGANRLPLRFFAGEKDTKYVEIGRQLVNLCPCSELVVFTGCGHAPHIENRPLFLERLAGFIDAGE
- the menB gene encoding 1,4-dihydroxy-2-naphthoyl-CoA synthase; this encodes MSTVNWVQAGEFTDIFYHKAEGIAKITINRPERRNAFRPQTVVEMIRALEDARNDEQVGVVILTGEGPLAFCSGGDQKIRGDAGYADEKGVNRLNVLDFQRDIRTCPKPVIAMVAGYAIGGGHVLHMLCDLTIAAENAVFGQTGPKVGSFDGGWGASYMARIVGQKKAREIWYLCRQYNAREALDMGLVNTVVPLERLEEETVQWCREILRHSPLALRCLKSALNADCDGQAGLQELAGNATLLYYMSEEAQEGKNAFVEKRKPDFGKFPKRP
- the menC gene encoding o-succinylbenzoate synthase; this encodes MKPDFVSIYRYSIPFVRPVPVRRSSLGARDGLVIGIGTADGRHTGFGEVAPLPGLHEETLSEALGQCRETLPSIAGSQGAHSLEDAGNDLPERLCPSVRCGIEMALLNFQAAVYGRQPSFPGAQGPSDRLPLNALLFGNTRAVLSMAEEHFRQGYRTFKLKVRSSEPDIAVEQALALYSAYGDDIELRLDSNRTFTLDEACMFFGRIPPGAVMYVEEPLVDPFLIPEFFERTGIPAALDESLWMTSGIWNSLPHDCLGGLVLKPSRIGSFSKTLRFALEAEVEGIPAVVSSAFETGVGIGFYARFASMLSAHPAACGLDTFRQLERDILKSPFRVENGCLLVGEAYAGSLDPDLTNLEPVETWTL
- the menE gene encoding o-succinylbenzoate--CoA ligase — translated: MDIVERAAGRFGDHPALVAEDKTISFRELEKETSRIAGALDRQDIRNGKTAALCMPNSPELVLLLLALLRTGAVAAPLNHRFPAERLQTMLDSLNPSVLVGTEVLTEALDFPVRLTPGKILSEAERATIEPQFNSSTAQQFNTPVTVIHTSSSSGVAKAALHSFGNHYHSALGSNENLPFCPGDCWLLSLPLFHIGGYALLFRSLLGGGALAAADPGTPTAEALQRFDITHLSLVPTQLYRLLRNDASRKRLRRAKAVLLGGSAVEPALLQDAAKAGIPVYLSYGSTEMSSQVATTGGAVPADAVTAGRVLPYRELSIGAFDEILVKGPCLFRGYLSPDGPRLETGEAGWFHTGDTGALSPDGELRVTGRMDNMFISGGENIHPEEIERALCDIAGIRRALVIPAPDSEYGVRPKAFIEASDDAPGDEDILSRLRNGIGSIKTPASVNRVGEWRLLPGTEKIDRAYYLRRR
- the sqr gene encoding type III sulfide quinone reductase, selenoprotein subtype; amino-acid sequence: MSKKIVVLGAGTGGTIVSNNLRRHLPDDWEITVIDRDDKHIYQPGLLFVPFGIQKVGTLTRSRKKYILDGVNFVIDEIIGVDTEKREVRTRSHTFSYDFLVIATGCRVLPEETEGMEEAWGESAFTFYYPDAAEALRKKLDAFEGGTLVMDIADVPFKCPVAPIEFVFLADWYLKKKGVRHKSQIELVTPLQGAFTKPKASAVLTESAREKNISIRTGFQLNMVNGPEKYIESVQGEKLSYDLLVVVPTTFGDQVISDSGIDDGIGYVPTHHNTLQALKHERVYVIGDATNVPTSKAGSVAHYEADVVVFNIMAEIHGVKPEEIFDGHSTCFIVYSRGTSSLIDFNYKIEPLPGKYPMPHLGPFSLLRETKMNWRGKLGFEWLYWNVLLAGRHLGAPPTLVMAGKEIG